In Syntrophorhabdus sp., the sequence CGTTGGCGATGACGCTCGCCATCGTGTTGGCGGGGCTGAATATGCTCGTTGGCAGGAAGTTGCTGTTGCCGATGAGCATCGTCACCGCCATGGTCTCGCCTATCGCCCGTCCCAGTGCGAGAAGTATGCCTGCGATGATGCCGGAGCGCGCGTAGGGGATGACGATGTTCCGTATGACCTCGAACCGCGTCGCTCCCAGCGAGTATGCCGCCTCTTTCAGGTCTCCGGGTACGAGCGTGATAACCTCCCTGCCGATGGACGCCGAAAAGGGGATGATCATGATGGCGAGGATGAGCGATGAGGTCAGTATCCCCACGCCATGGGGGGCGACACCCATCTTCACCTCCAGAAAGCGGACGGCGGGCATGAGGAAGAAAAGACCCCAAAGGCCGTAAATAACGGAAGGGATCCCCGCCAGGACCTCGACCGCGCTGCGCAGGAATGTCGAGACGGCCCCCGCCTTGAAATATTCACCGAGGAAGATGGAAATGGCTATGGAGAAGGGGATGGAGATGACCAGGGCAAGAAATGAGGTAAGCAGGGTACCCACCAGAAAGGGAAGGGCCCCGAAGGTCTCCGTCGTCGCGTCCCACTCCCTTCCTATGAAGAAAAAGGCCCCGAATTCCCTGACCGCCGGCAGGGCCGTCAGAAGGAGGGTAGCGAAGATCGCGAGGAGAAGAAGGACGATAAGGAGGCCAC encodes:
- the pstC gene encoding phosphate ABC transporter permease subunit PstC, which encodes MDTGKQRAPSGADRSEKRFNTILAGSGLLIVLLLLAIFATLLLTALPAVREFGAFFFIGREWDATTETFGALPFLVGTLLTSFLALVISIPFSIAISIFLGEYFKAGAVSTFLRSAVEVLAGIPSVIYGLWGLFFLMPAVRFLEVKMGVAPHGVGILTSSLILAIMIIPFSASIGREVITLVPGDLKEAAYSLGATRFEVIRNIVIPYARSGIIAGILLALGRAIGETMAVTMLIGNSNFLPTSIFSPANTMASVIANEFAEATGVTAASLIYVALVLFLVTMVVNIIGTYVIQKISIEASREVS